In Fluviicola sp., the sequence CCTGACTAAAAAATATGGATAGACATGTGTCTATTTGACCAGTTGTGATAAGGAATTGAGGTATTCCTGCTCCAATTGACCGGGTGTAGGAACCAGCACTGATTTCTTCTTCAGAAACTCCATATCCATCAGGGTCGAATAGCCGTTCCGGGAAATAATCATCTCTGCTGAAGCAATTTCCGCATCGGCCAGTTTCCAGTCGGTAATCACCCGTATATTTCCAGGGACTTGCGAATAGATTTTCGGAGAAATCAATGTAAGGTCTTCCGTTCCATAATGCTCAACGATCCACTCAAAAAACTGCTCCGAATATGGTTCCGGACCACTTACAATTCCTACGATCTTATGGGGAATGACAGAAATTTCCTGTTCCTGAAAACGCGAATAAAACCCGATGTAATTCGATTTCGGAACGGGATTGCTTAATGTTCCGGCAAGCCGTTTTTGTTCGTCATCCATGATCCAGATCCCCGAAAACCGGTTCATCCATTTCCGGTGAATGCGTTGAGCAATCCAGCCTGCTTTCGGAGGGAGAGAAACCTGGTGCGTTATAAAAACCGACCGGACTTCAGAAGACCGGAATCCATAGCAATGATCCGAAAGAACAAGGGAAATGTGGTGCTTGGCAACCAATTGCTCCGTTTGTTTTTGTTCCTGTTTGATCCAGCGGGAAAAACTCCAGGCATTCCGCCGCATTTCAGAGGTAAAATTTCCATCTCCCTTAAAACGGAATTGAAAACCGGAAACAGGTAAATAAATTGCGGGAATTGCATAAACTTCGAAAATGCTTCGCTGCTTTTCAGAACAACAAATTACCAGTTCATTTCCCTGATCAGCCAATTGTTTCAATAATGAAACGGATCTGGCCACATGTCCGCTTCCCCAGTCGAGGCAGGCAAATAAAATGCGCTCTTGCGACAATTCGGCCGGGATCATTTGCTATTGGCTTCGTTTCAGGTTGATCGGAGCAGATTTGGAAAGTACATACGGGAAATTCTCTTCAACATAAGAACTCGGGTCCAAACCAAACTCGTTCTTTTCAGACAAAGCCCTTCCTTTGATGAAGAAATACATGTTCATGATTAACTTGTGGAACCACGGAAGCTCATTGTCATTCGACAGGAACTTACGGATCACAATGAACCGGAAATCACCGATGTGATCGCTGTGATGGTACTCACAAGCATAACGCGACTTGATCTCAATTTCTCCGTTTTGGACCAGTTCTTCCACTACCTGTTTGAACATCACATCCAGCTTCGGCTGAATACGGAATCCTAATTTGAAATCGATGCGGATTAGGTCGTTTTCATCGTGTTTGGTCACTTTATACTCTTTCGTATACGGTTCATCCGATGTAATCACGTGAACAAACCAGTAGCGCTCCGCACGTTTTGGCTGTTGTTCCAAAATCGAATAAAACACTTTCGATTCCACTTCATCGATGCGTTCCGCGCTGGTCAGGTAAACCAAATGCGTGGCGTATGTCGGTATTTGGTCGTCCACAGATAATTTTCTCAGTATCGGCAGATAACTCTTGATTTTCACAAAGTCAATGATGCTGTTTCGAATGATCTTACTTTTGAAAATGACGTACATTACCGCAATCAGTAACGAAGCAATCATCAACGTAATGTAACCTCCTTCCGGGAATTTTTCCACTTGTGCAACCGCAAACCCACCTTCAATGAACAGGAAAATAGCGATCATGGCATACCTGAAAATCGGATTCCAATGTTTCCGGGCCATGTAAAAGATCAACAATATTGAAGTGCTGATCATTGCCAATACGATGGATAAACCGTAAGCAGCTTCCATGTTTTCCGATTTACGGAAAATCCAGACTACGCCCAAACAACCGAACATCAGGAACCAGTTGATCGAAGGAATATACAATTGTCCTTTGATATCGGATGGGAAATTGACTTTTACCCGTGGCCAAAGGTTCAATCGGATTGCCTCGTTGATCAAGGTAAAAGAACCGGAAATTAATGCTTGTGAAGCCACAATTGCTGCTGCTGTTGCGATAATAATTGCAGGAAGCTTAAACCCTTCCGGAACGATCATATAGAACGGATTCTCTTCAAAAATAAAATACTTTTCACCCGGAGCCATTTTAGCACGTTCGATCAACAAATAAGCTCCCTGGCCAAAATAATTCAGGATCAACATACTTTTTACAAAAACCCAGCTTACGCGAATATTCTGCTTTCCACAATGTCCCAAATCGGAATACAAAGCCTCTGCTCCCGTGGTACAAAGGAAAACGGCTCCCAACAACCAGAATCCTTTCGGATAATGAACCAACAAATCATAAGCATAATAGGGATTTACTGCTTTGATGATAGATGGATCTTTCATGAAAAACATAAAACCGATCACACCAAGCATCAGGAACCAGATCATCATTACCGGTCCGAAGAAACGACCGATAAACTTAGTACCGAATTGCTG encodes:
- a CDS encoding glycosyltransferase; its protein translation is MIPAELSQERILFACLDWGSGHVARSVSLLKQLADQGNELVICCSEKQRSIFEVYAIPAIYLPVSGFQFRFKGDGNFTSEMRRNAWSFSRWIKQEQKQTEQLVAKHHISLVLSDHCYGFRSSEVRSVFITHQVSLPPKAGWIAQRIHRKWMNRFSGIWIMDDEQKRLAGTLSNPVPKSNYIGFYSRFQEQEISVIPHKIVGIVSGPEPYSEQFFEWIVEHYGTEDLTLISPKIYSQVPGNIRVITDWKLADAEIASAEMIISRNGYSTLMDMEFLKKKSVLVPTPGQLEQEYLNSLSQLVK
- a CDS encoding KUP/HAK/KT family potassium transporter, which produces MSKSHHHALSFAGLIITVGIIFGDIGTSPLYVLKAITNAEPIRDAHGHLIERGKEITDQLILGALSCIFWTLTLQTTIKYVIITLRADNKGEGGIFSLYTLVRRQRKWLVIPAMIGGAALLADGIITPPISVSSAIEGLSYIPSMKHIPITPIVVGIIILIFVIQQFGTKFIGRFFGPVMMIWFLMLGVIGFMFFMKDPSIIKAVNPYYAYDLLVHYPKGFWLLGAVFLCTTGAEALYSDLGHCGKQNIRVSWVFVKSMLILNYFGQGAYLLIERAKMAPGEKYFIFEENPFYMIVPEGFKLPAIIIATAAAIVASQALISGSFTLINEAIRLNLWPRVKVNFPSDIKGQLYIPSINWFLMFGCLGVVWIFRKSENMEAAYGLSIVLAMISTSILLIFYMARKHWNPIFRYAMIAIFLFIEGGFAVAQVEKFPEGGYITLMIASLLIAVMYVIFKSKIIRNSIIDFVKIKSYLPILRKLSVDDQIPTYATHLVYLTSAERIDEVESKVFYSILEQQPKRAERYWFVHVITSDEPYTKEYKVTKHDENDLIRIDFKLGFRIQPKLDVMFKQVVEELVQNGEIEIKSRYACEYHHSDHIGDFRFIVIRKFLSNDNELPWFHKLIMNMYFFIKGRALSEKNEFGLDPSSYVEENFPYVLSKSAPINLKRSQ